One Anatilimnocola floriformis genomic window, CACGGCAACCTCGGCGGGCCGGGTTTTGCTGCCCATATCACCATAGTGATCTTGCAGCGGCATGTTGTGCATTAGCTTTGGCGAACCGCAGCGAAGACATTCGGGTGTTTTCATTTTCCGCCCTCCACTCTCGATTTTCTTCTCGCTGCTCTCCTTTGCCTGGCTGGCAAATGAAGTAACAGGCCGATCGTCAGTAGAGAGCAGCGGTGGCGGCCGTACCACTCGGTGTCAGTTTTTTCCCGAGCTAAGGTAAGGGCTGCGACTGCACGCACTTCTCATACAGTTCGCGAAAGTTTTTGACGTACATCTCGGCGAAGCCACACTCGCCGCAGATAGTCAGAGAGATCTGCCCCACCGCGGTTTCTTTGTTGAACCAAGCTGCGGGGTTGCCATGAATTTCGACTTGCGCGGGCCGCGAAATCTGGCCACCAACATGATCCGCCATCGGCACGTTGTACATGATCTTTTCGGAACCGCAGCGCAGGCACTCAGTTTTCTTCATTCCACACCTTTTGTACTTTCAATCTTCTTTGCACTTGCGAAAGGCAGAGCAGAATAGAAAGCAATTCGGATAGGAAAGCGACGTATTAGGCTTCTTCCCGCGGCAAATTCACTTCAAACTCCGTTCCCTGTCCCACCGCCCGATCGCGGACCTGAATTTGGCTGCGCAGCCGAGAGAGCAACGTCCGCACGATATACAGTCCCAAGCCGGTGCCGGGCTTGTCTCTCTCTAATTCGCTGCCGAGGCGCACAAATCGGCCAAAAATCTTGCGACGCTGTTCGGCGGGAATTCCCTTGCCATTGTCGCTGACGCGCACGATCACGCGCCCCGGTTGCGTGAGATCCATTTTGATCTCGACTTCGGGCTGATCCGTCGCGGCATATTTCACCGCGTTGTCGATCAAGTTGCGGAAGACGAGTTCCAGATCCACTCGCCGGCAGCGGACGATGGCTTGTTCTAGTTCGCAGCGAACCGTTTCTGGCGGCACCTGGTGCCGATGGCAAACCTGCTGAGCGCAACTCCGCAGCACATCGTCGATATAAACGTCTTCATCCTCGCCCGGCTTGGCGACTCGTTCCAGGCGAGCGACATCGAGCAGGTGATTGATCAGCGTATCGAGTCGCTCGACGTCTTCGAGCATCCCTTTGAAAAAAGCCTCTTGTTCATCGGGAGGCAGTTGTCGGCGGTTGAGTGTTTGGATGTAGAGTTTGA contains:
- a CDS encoding sensor histidine kinase, encoding MFERKSLRWPISLGVVLIVMVVVMLVGSILTLIVAALNSPTSAAWYWAWLAIGSTLLTFILLGVVMYLVLSIRAVNLTKRQSNFIDSVTHELKSPIASLKLYIQTLNRRQLPPDEQEAFFKGMLEDVERLDTLINHLLDVARLERVAKPGEDEDVYIDDVLRSCAQQVCHRHQVPPETVRCELEQAIVRCRRVDLELVFRNLIDNAVKYAATDQPEVEIKMDLTQPGRVIVRVSDNGKGIPAEQRRKIFGRFVRLGSELERDKPGTGLGLYIVRTLLSRLRSQIQVRDRAVGQGTEFEVNLPREEA